The nucleotide window ACTTATTTTTTAAAGGGCAATTTCTCTTATTGTGTAATATTCGACTCTCTGAATTGAAGACTAAACTATTAAATATTTTTGAATGTATTTCAGTTATAATCTTCGTTTACTTAGTAACTGAAGGTTTCAAAAACATTTATCGGAAAATGTTACTTGTCCCCTGGTGGATTTTGTATTTTTAAAATGAACCTATCCCAAAACCAATATAATGTCAGAATAGGATTATAATATTGGCGGTAATAGTAGATTAGATAATGTTTTGGGATAGGCTCAATAATATTTTATTTAAAATAAAAACATTTTTAAGGGAGAGCTAGGTTTGGCGGTGTTTTAAGAAGTAAAACGTCATATAACGCGCTATTTCAAAGTACTTCTAAGGCTCTGTGTTCTCCCTGAAGTTTAAAGAAGGTAAAATGTATTACTGGAGGAGTAGAGTTGAATAAACAATATATATCATATTTTATTGCAATTCTGATTGCACTTCTCATAATTGCTCCGAGCATTGCAGGAGCAGCACCTAAGACTGATTGTGTTGTTCCAGATTATAAGAATATCACAGCTTGTCAAGCTAAAGATATACTGGAAAATAAAAACACATTCCTTTTGGACGTCCGTACGCCTGCAGAATATAACTATTCTCACATTGAAGGAGCGACATTAATACCATTAAAAAACGTGCCTGCACATGATCCTGTTAATTTGTCCGACGACCAGTTACTGCCCAATCGAATTAATGAACTACCAAAAAACAAAAACACAAAAATCGTTGTTTATTGCTATACCGGGAAACGAGGCAGCATTGCAAGTCAAATGATAGTTGATGCCGGTTATAAGAGAGTATATAATATTCAAGACGGCCTTACAGCATGGGTAAATGAAGGATATCCAGTTGTAATTGATTCTGAAAAATGGTTAACTAATTATCCTCATTACCTGTAAGGAGATTCATATGACATATCCGGCTTTTGTAGAAACCTTCTGGCTTATGAATTTCCAAATAGATAACTAAAGGTACAAAGTTAGATTTTAGTGATTGATTAGAGGATTTTACAGAGCCTGAATTCTATACTCGTGACTTATACAGTTGAAATCAAATTGCGTGCAGCCACCCCATCCTAAGAAATGATGGGGTATGCCTCGGGCCACCCACCCTGTAGTCTGGCAGTTAGAAATCATCAAGTTTTCTTTGCTCTGATCTCACGAACCTATGTAATTGAGCCTCTTCACCCGGTTTTCCCTGCGATTTTTAATGTAATGCTTGATTGTATCAGCAGTATTTTTTCCAACGAAGCGATAGAATTTGTCATTTAACCATAGACTTCTATTCCAATATTGTTTTAGACCAGGATGGAGCTTGAATAGCTGTAAGAACTGCCTCCCTTCAAATATTGAATTACCTCTGAGAGAGAATTACTTGGATGGAATTCATGCGTCTTCGGTTAAGTGAGAAATCGTGACAAATTCATCAATTTCCTCAATATTTGCCAAATATTTTAAAAATTACGAGATGGAACAAACTATAGATTTCATGCAAATAGACCAAAATTTAAAGCCTACCTCTAATGCAAAATCGATAGCTTTCAGACACGAAAATTCTTTAACCGATGACCAATGGAAGAGTTTTATAAGTATATAATATGCTCTTAAAAAGAAAAGTAAATAGTTTTGTAGAAATGTAGTTCTGAAATATAATTCTGTAAAGCCTTAGATATCTTACAATCTTTTTTCAGATAGCTTCGAGCCTATATGAGTTCAGTTTCCTAAGACTTTACAGATTTATGTTAATATGTAATCTTTATGTTATCTTGTGTTAATATGTCACCCGATAAATATAACCATCTTCGTCTGTATATACAGTTACATAATCATGAAATTGTCTGGATAATAGCAACGTTGAATACACTTCTATTTCTTGGGTATCGTGCGGACACTTAATCCAGAACCAACCTAGTGGATTACCGGAACTATCCTGAAGCATAACACTTGTAAGCCCTGTATCGTCTACTGTGTCTATGGTTTGTACCTGTACATCATAATACACGTCTTGTGTATAACCATAACTGGCGACTGTGGCATTAACAGGTGCTTCCGTGACATTTTCAGGCGATGATGATAATTTATCCTCTGTCGTTTCCAAAGGTGTAGATACCGATACATTTTCTGACAAGGATTCTCTTGTTTCTAAAGATGTATTATTTGATGTGTTTTTTGGTGAAGCTCCTTTCTCAGCAATTTGACCAAACACGAGTGGAATTGCCCCCACTATCAAAGAAAGCACTAAAATTGCATATACAAGTTTACTTTTTGACATTTCATTTCCCTCCAAGTTTAACAGTTAAAGATTCAACGCGGTTTGATGCTATTGATTTTTCAGATAAATCACATGGATTTCATTAGATCCGAATTATAAATATAATAATATAAAAAATGTGTCGAATAAAATTTAAGGAAATAAGTACCATAACAGTTTATATATATTTTAAATAATATGTAATAAAACACGTGTTTTAGAATTTGTATTTTAAAACGGAGATCTCAAAATTCAACTTTACTTTGTTCACAATCGAGTTAAAACAAGCTTCGATGTTTTATGTAGATTAAAAAAAAATTATTTAGTATACATAACAATATATTTAAATGTAAGTAAGTAATTGCTTACTTACATGGATGATACAGAACAAAGAATCTTAGACGCAGCTTTGAGAGTATTCGCTAGTGAAGGATTTACGGGTGCGACTACCCGAAGGATTGCGGAAGAGGCAAAAGTTGCCGAGGTAACTTTGTTCCGAAAATTCAAGTCAAAAAAAAACCTGCTGAAAGAGGTGTTAATTAACAATCGAACTGTTTTTTCATCACTGGAGGACTTATTCCAATTGTTTCAAAACGAAAAAGATGTAGACCTTGAGACAGAACTTCGTATTTTGGGAAAAAATATTGCAAAAGCTATGAGAGATAAAAAGAAGGATAGCAAACGCCGGATGTTTATGTTCATGTTGTTTGAAGAAGGAAGACGGAGGCCTGAAGTCTCTGAGGCTCTATCATCTTTTCTTCAAATGAATATCAAGCCTTTGAGCGAATACTTCGATTTGCAAATTAAAAACGGAAAAATGCGTACTACAAACTCCAGGTCTGCAGCAATAACTTTTGTCAGTTATTTTGTTTATACATCTTTACTAAGAGAAGTATTTGGTGATAGTTTTTTTGGTGAATATGATGAGGAAATTGAACGGTTTATTGACATATTCGCTAAAGGTATCCTGAAGGTTGAAGAGAAATGAAAAACAGGTGAGTAAATGGAACCAATTATAGAGGTTAAAAATCTTGTTAAAGTTTTTCATTCACGAGGAAGGAAAATAACCGCAGTGAACGATGTCAGCTTCGATGTATTCAAAGGAGAAATTTTTGGCATGATAGGACCAAACGGAGCTGGCAAATCAACTACATTTTCCATGCTTACCACGTTAATAAAGCCTACAAGTGGCATTATAAAAGTTTCAGGCTTTAACGTTGACAAA belongs to Methanosarcina barkeri 3 and includes:
- a CDS encoding rhodanese-like domain-containing protein; amino-acid sequence: MNKQYISYFIAILIALLIIAPSIAGAAPKTDCVVPDYKNITACQAKDILENKNTFLLDVRTPAEYNYSHIEGATLIPLKNVPAHDPVNLSDDQLLPNRINELPKNKNTKIVVYCYTGKRGSIASQMIVDAGYKRVYNIQDGLTAWVNEGYPVVIDSEKWLTNYPHYL
- a CDS encoding TetR/AcrR family transcriptional regulator — protein: MDDTEQRILDAALRVFASEGFTGATTRRIAEEAKVAEVTLFRKFKSKKNLLKEVLINNRTVFSSLEDLFQLFQNEKDVDLETELRILGKNIAKAMRDKKKDSKRRMFMFMLFEEGRRRPEVSEALSSFLQMNIKPLSEYFDLQIKNGKMRTTNSRSAAITFVSYFVYTSLLREVFGDSFFGEYDEEIERFIDIFAKGILKVEEK